In one window of Opitutus sp. GAS368 DNA:
- a CDS encoding prepilin-type N-terminal cleavage/methylation domain-containing protein has translation MKTIAKQKGMTLVEILVAASISLIVVTVGLSFVIQTLKAYQYETGKLLINRDIRKFTIQMIDDATYANNFQIYDQISNLSRTGYTAAGSSTDPTNPGYQGYTADLAVTLPANPVSTATPGTAKLDSGMPGDVLVLVYYVNGDNTKIWQLIVYYRVNSTPAGGTTGTNSTTVSNRTVALKRLVVAIPAAVQSAGIMKLLPELTAATNGTSIFPYVDGQASDLVPTASVNRGNKMFYNFNDTSILVRGRIYENYTAQRIVKSTYNFTVTPRG, from the coding sequence ATGAAAACCATCGCCAAACAAAAGGGCATGACCTTGGTCGAGATCCTGGTGGCCGCCTCGATCAGCCTGATCGTGGTGACGGTCGGACTGAGCTTCGTCATCCAGACCCTGAAGGCCTACCAATACGAGACGGGAAAGCTGCTCATCAACCGGGATATCCGGAAATTCACGATCCAGATGATTGATGACGCCACTTACGCCAACAACTTCCAGATTTACGACCAGATCAGCAACCTGAGCCGCACCGGCTACACCGCCGCCGGCTCATCCACCGATCCGACCAATCCGGGTTACCAAGGTTACACCGCCGATCTCGCCGTCACCCTCCCGGCCAATCCGGTGTCCACCGCGACCCCCGGCACCGCCAAGCTGGACAGCGGCATGCCCGGGGACGTGCTCGTGTTGGTTTACTACGTCAACGGCGATAACACGAAAATCTGGCAGCTGATCGTCTATTACCGCGTAAACTCCACGCCCGCCGGCGGCACCACCGGCACCAACAGCACGACCGTCTCCAACCGGACGGTCGCGCTCAAGCGGCTGGTCGTCGCCATCCCGGCGGCCGTGCAATCCGCCGGCATCATGAAGCTGCTGCCCGAGCTTACCGCCGCCACCAACGGGACCAGCATTTTCCCCTATGTGGACGGCCAGGCCAGCGACCTGGTCCCGACCGCGTCGGTCAACCGCGGCAACAAGATGTTCTACAACTTCAACGACACGAGCATCCTGGTGCGCGGGCGCATCTACGAAAACTACACCGCCCAGCGCATCGTCAAGAGCACCTACAACTTCACGGTCACGCCCCGTGGCTGA
- a CDS encoding response regulator transcription factor has product MNAQAEPKPIKVLLIDDSPIIRLGLRSALEDCADIVIAGEAGSATEGLAAAAKLKPDVVLLDLHLPDKSGLIACRELLKMRPQPKVLVLTSSSNERNVQEALSAGARGYLLKDNDGGALARALRLVASGQPVIDPSMAGQMLNLVKHRGEMTAAGRLSQLSPQERRVVAFLAEGLTNKEIGDRLGLTEKTIKNYLATVFTKMNIARRSQAAALFVEAGKSGNP; this is encoded by the coding sequence ATGAACGCCCAGGCCGAACCCAAGCCCATCAAGGTGCTGTTGATTGATGACAGCCCCATTATCCGGCTCGGCCTGCGGAGTGCGCTGGAGGATTGCGCCGACATCGTCATCGCCGGGGAAGCCGGCTCGGCCACCGAAGGCCTGGCCGCCGCCGCCAAGCTCAAACCCGATGTCGTGCTGCTCGACCTGCACCTGCCCGACAAGTCCGGGCTGATCGCCTGCCGGGAATTGCTGAAGATGCGCCCCCAGCCCAAGGTCCTGGTCCTCACGTCCAGCAGCAATGAACGGAACGTGCAGGAGGCGCTGAGCGCGGGGGCCCGGGGCTATCTGCTCAAGGACAATGACGGGGGGGCCCTGGCCCGGGCGCTGCGCCTGGTCGCCAGCGGACAGCCCGTGATCGACCCCTCGATGGCTGGACAGATGCTCAATCTCGTGAAGCACCGCGGGGAAATGACCGCCGCCGGAAGACTCAGCCAGCTTTCCCCCCAGGAGCGCCGCGTCGTGGCCTTTCTGGCGGAAGGGCTGACGAACAAGGAAATCGGCGACCGCCTGGGTCTGACCGAGAAGACGATCAAGAACTACCTCGCGACGGTCTTCACCAAGATGAATATCGCCCGACGCTCGCAGGCCGCTGCGCTCTTCGTCGAGGCGGGCAAGTCGGGCAATCCTTGA
- a CDS encoding ATP-binding protein, with product MNLNTRSLGLALLLLLLFLGATVTLQWWLRRETRQLQGVAVEETRDRLARAVAVSGRLPNKWDAAFQRELGAMLGGTVELFRTDTPPAALPAGSTLSFTQELAGAPGWQVRVAFAPPALLKVQVLQQRVLATMVMLSLLLALVPLLIVILSTRRGLPGDTGTRSPWAADRAQAVGFEHFAKISNERGAALEQEHGARLRAEEDLQVNRTLLGHSVAERVRLGRELHDNICQTLYAVCLTLESVQKKSTLVPELQQRFDQCMVELRRLNREVRAYLEDLEPARVSGQSFAGALNDLIGSFAAGQDVRIEHRLDNEAVAQIAPMHIAEIMNILREAMSNSLRHGRARHITLLAGRSDQAVALAVQDDGQGFTPAASGQAGHGLGNMQARAAALGGNLRIESAAGKGTRVLLTLPVASPA from the coding sequence ATGAACCTCAACACCCGCTCGCTGGGCCTGGCCCTGCTCCTGCTTTTGCTCTTCCTCGGCGCGACGGTGACCCTGCAGTGGTGGCTGCGCCGGGAGACCCGGCAGCTGCAAGGCGTGGCCGTGGAGGAGACGCGCGACCGGCTCGCCCGGGCCGTGGCCGTGAGCGGCCGGTTGCCAAACAAATGGGACGCCGCCTTTCAACGCGAACTGGGCGCCATGCTCGGCGGCACCGTGGAGCTGTTCCGGACCGATACGCCGCCCGCTGCACTGCCCGCTGGTTCGACGCTGTCCTTCACGCAAGAGCTGGCGGGCGCGCCGGGCTGGCAGGTCCGGGTGGCCTTCGCCCCGCCCGCCTTGCTCAAGGTGCAGGTGCTCCAGCAACGGGTGCTGGCCACGATGGTGATGCTCTCCTTGCTGCTGGCCCTCGTGCCGCTCCTGATCGTCATCCTGTCGACCCGCCGGGGTCTCCCCGGCGACACAGGCACGCGCTCCCCTTGGGCCGCCGACCGCGCCCAGGCGGTCGGATTCGAGCATTTTGCCAAAATCTCCAACGAACGCGGCGCCGCCCTCGAACAGGAACACGGGGCCCGGCTGCGCGCCGAGGAAGACCTGCAGGTCAACCGCACGCTGCTCGGCCACTCGGTGGCGGAGCGCGTCCGGCTGGGCCGCGAGCTGCATGACAACATTTGCCAGACCCTTTATGCCGTCTGCCTCACCTTGGAGAGCGTGCAGAAGAAATCCACCCTCGTCCCCGAGCTGCAGCAACGCTTCGACCAATGCATGGTGGAGCTGCGCCGGCTCAACCGCGAGGTGCGGGCCTACCTGGAGGATCTGGAACCGGCGCGGGTTTCGGGCCAGTCTTTTGCCGGCGCGTTGAACGACCTGATCGGATCGTTTGCCGCCGGGCAGGACGTCCGGATCGAACACCGGCTCGACAACGAAGCCGTCGCCCAGATCGCCCCGATGCACATCGCCGAAATCATGAACATCCTGCGCGAAGCCATGAGCAACAGCCTGCGACACGGCCGGGCCCGCCACATCACCCTGCTGGCCGGACGGAGCGACCAGGCGGTGGCGCTGGCCGTGCAGGATGATGGCCAGGGTTTCACGCCAGCGGCGTCAGGCCAGGCCGGGCATGGCCTCGGCAACATGCAGGCACGCGCCGCCGCCCTCGGCGGCAACCTGCGCATCGAATCCGCCGCGGGAAAAGGGACTCGCGTTTTGCTGACCCTGCCCGTTGCGTCGCCCGCATGA